The genomic stretch CTGTTATTAATGTTAATTTAGGTTGAGGAGTTAACTCAGGATCATCAGCTAAAGCTTGCCTTACTCCTACACCCTCTTCAGCCAGTACAGAAGCTGCCCCTGCTAAAACCCCGACAGTTTTAGGATCTTTAGGTGTTATTTCAACAACACCGAAGCCTAAATATTTTGCAAGCTCTTTTAAAGATAAACCTGCCGACCTAATATTGGTAAATATAGTTTTTAATTCCTCATTTTCTTGAATAGCCTTAATAGTTTCGCAAACAGTTCTTCTATCAACTCCAGCAAACTTAGCAAGTTTAGCTGCAGGGACTTCAATTTCATTGCAATAAATTTTTCCATCTTGGTTTATTCTTAAACCGTTTTCTACAAGCGCTTTAGCAACCTTTAATCTTTCCGGATGCTTTTTAAAAAAAGAGGAGATTCCACTCCACAAGATTCATTACCATTATGAATATTTTTAGGCTTTGTTGAATTAATATTTTGCGGCTAAACATATAAGAAATTAAATATTCAATCAAGATTATTTTTATTCTAGAAAGATTAAAATACTTCTTTATTGATTAAAAATAGCATTATAAACTGATAAAAGGAGGGAAACCAAATGCCGAAAGAATTAATTGATAAAGAACATGCGGTTTTTCTTCACCCTGATGAAATGCCAGATTCCTGGTATAATATTTTAGCTGATTTCCCAGAGCCTTTACCTCCACCTTTAGATCCTAAAACGCTTCAACCAATAAATCCTGAGGCACTTCTCCGCATTTTCGCTAAAGAGCTTGTTCTTCAAGAAGCTTCAACAACTCGATTCATCAAGATTCCTGATGAAGTTAAAGATGCTTACCTTAAAATTCCTAGACCAACCCCTCTTATGCGCGCTAGAAGACTTGAAAAATTCCTTAAAACTCCAGCTGAAATCTACTATAAATGCGAGTATATAAGCCCTCCAGGAAGCCATAAACCAAATACAGCAATACCTCAAGCCTACTATAACATGATTCAAGGAATTGAAAAAATTGTAACTGAAACAGGAGCTGGACAATGGGGTTCAGCTTTAGCGATGGCTGCTGCAATATTCAATTTAAAATGCACAGTTTACATGACAGCCTCAAGCTACGATAAAAAACCTGGGAGAAAAATAATGATGGAAACATGGGGTGCTAAAGTTTATAGATCTCCAAGCGAAAATACAGAGTTTGGAAAAAAAATTCTTGCAAAAGATCCTAATCATCCTGGATCCCTTGGAATAGCGATAAGCGAAGCTATAGAAGATGTTCTTAAAAATGAGAATTCTAGATATTGTTTAGGCTCAGTTTTAAATCATGTTTTGCTTCATCAAACCATAGTTGGTCAGGAGGCTAAAAAACAATTTGAAATGATAGATGTATATCCTGATGTTATATGCGGTTGCATCGGCGGAGGCTCAAACTATGCTGGCTTCAGCTACCCATTTATGATGGATAAATTGAAAGGGAAAAAACCTGAAGTTGAATTTATAGCTTGCGAGTCTAAAGCTGTTCCTTCTACAACGAAAGGAAAGTACACCTATGATTTTGGAGATGCAGCTGAAATTACACCTTTATTAAAAATGTATACTATAGGGCATAATTATTATCCGCCACCAATTCATGGTGCAGGGTTAAGATATCATGGTAAAGCCCCATCCATGTGTTACCTTATAAACAAAGGCTATATGAAGTCTATAGCTTATAATCAAACTTCTGTTGGTGAAGCTGCAAGAATATTTGCTCAAACGGAAGGAATGATTACAGCTCCAGAAACCGCGCATGTAATTAAATACGTTATTGATATTGCTTTAGAATGTAAAAAAACAGGAGAGAAAAAAATTATAGCATTTAACAATTGCGGCCACGGTCTTTTAGATTTAGCGTTTTACGAAGAGCTTATTGAAGGAAAAATGGTTGATTGGGAGCCGACAAAAATAAATATACCAGAGTATGTTAAAAATTAAATTTTATAAATCTTTTAAAAACCTTTTTTTTATTTTTATGAACATCTTTAAACCTTAAATGCTAAAGCTTTTTATTTTATAGTCTTCATTACTATTTTTTGGTAAGGAATGAATGAAGACGTTAAGTTAATTAATAAAAAAGATTTTAAAGATAATTTAGTTAAGGTAATGTTAATTCAAGCATTAATCTTCTCAATCTTCTTAGCAATAGTTTATGCAGATAGATGGATTATAGAGGAGCTTTTTAAACCATATGATTTACTTCATTACACTAGATTGTTTCATTGGGTTTTCTTTGATATTTTATCAAATGTAATTTATGCATGCTTAGGATTAACTTACATTATTGCTAAAGGATTTAAAAGCTGGAGAATTGGCGTAGCAATATTTCTTGAAGGCGTAATATTACTTCGTTTAGGTATGGAGGATGCGCTTTACTATATGCTTTTTAAAGAAGCTATTCCATCAAGGTTACCTTGGCTTAACTATAACCCTATTTTAGTAGCTTCAACTTTTGCTGTGTCTAAAGAAGGGTTAACCTTATCTATTTTAATTTCGCTATTAATTATAGCTACTATTTGGATAATGGTAATTCGTCGTTATAAAATATGAAAGCTTTAATCTTTTATAGCTTCTAGAAAGCTTACAACATTCCAAAGCTTAACGCGAGTATATGGGGGCATATTTGGATCTTGAGAAACCTCCTCTAATATAGCTATAGCATTTGAAGCTCTAACTCCTAAAGTAAATCTTGAATCTTGAAGAGCGTTAATAGTTTCTTTAGCAGCTCTTCTAATGTTTCTAGGTGTTGTAGTATCTTGAGAAACTTCATTTAAAACGTTTAAAGCTTGCTTAATTCTTTCCTCGTATTCAGCCAGTTTTTTTAATGATTTTCTAGGGCTCATAATGCAGGCCTCCACGAATTTATAAACTTAAAAACCGATCAAATTTATTTAACCTTTTTACTTATTTAAAGCTTAATTTAAAGTTATGGTGAAAAACAAGTTGAATGAAATTAAACGTATGGCTGATTTATTAAAATCTGGAGCTATAATGCTTTCTGAATCTTGCCCAGTATGCAGCACTCCTTTATTCGAGTTTAAAGGCGAAGTTTTTTGCGCTAAATGCAATAAGCCTGTAGCAATAGTTAAAGGTTTAAAAGAGGAGGAAAAACTTAGAGTTAATCAAGCTTTAAGCTTGCTAGAGCAAAATTTAATTAAGAAAATATGGGAGGCAAATATTGCTCTTAAAGAAGAGAACGCTCCTGAAAAGCTTTCTCGCTTAACAGAGATGATTTCAAATTGGTTAACAATTTTAGAAAAAATTAAAAGAATTAAATCTGAATAAAAGCTTTCACCAACTTCAATTTTATTCATTATGCTTTGGTGAATATTCACTCGTTAAGATCTTCCTTATTTTTTTAGAAATTTTCTTTCCTATTCCATCAATATTTCTTAATTCTTCTTCAGAGGCTGTAAAAACTTTTTCTACAGTCTTAAATTTTTTTAAAAGCCTTTTAGCAATTTTAATATTAACATTTGGTAAACCAGCAACTAAATATTCTTGAAATGCGCTTAAGCTTAAAGGTTTTTTTTCAGCTCTAATTTTAGGTTCTCTCTTCTCATATATTTGCTCTCTTTTAGCAAGGCTGAAAAGGAAAAGCGCAGATTCAAAAAAATCTTTAGTTTCAACTAAAGATAAATTAAAGTCTGCTATTAAGCTTGAGACAGCACCCATAACAGCTTTAGGGTTTAAACTTCTGCTAGTAGATAAAGGGTTGCCTTCTATTAACATTATAGGTTTTTCATAATATTCTTTCATTTTCTTAGCTTGCTCAAACAATCTTCCATCAATAATTGAGGAACAAAAATCTTCAAAGGTTTTTCTTTCAACAATAAATCTATCGCTTAAAATGAAGTCTCCGCAATCAAGAGTTTTTAACTCTAAATGCACCCCTAGCTTTAATAACTCATTTATTACTTTAGAGTTTGCTTCTCGAGAATCTGCAATTATTTTTACGGATGCAGCTTTTTTATTTGGTTTATTAACAATAAAATCCTCCATTTTAGCCTGTTCTTTTCCTATTTCACTCATTATAATTCCCTGAAATTTTATTATTTTATAGTATAATTTTTCTAAAGCTTAAATTTTAATTTCTTCATAAAAATAGACGTAACTTTTAAGAGTGAGATTAAGCAAATAAAAAAGGAAAGCTTATTTTAAAGTGGTTAAATTTGAGCGCTTTAGAAGTTTTAGGTAAATCTTTAAGGGAAGCTGTAAAAAAACTTTTAGGTAAATCGATAGTTGATGAAGCGGCTGTTAAAGAGTTAATTAAAGATTTGCAAAGAATTCTTCTTCAATCAGATGTAAATGTAAAGCTTGTGTTTGAATTATCTAAAAAGGTTGAGGAAAAAGCTTTAAAAGAAGATTTACCGCTTGGAATTTCAAGAAAAGAGCATGTGATTAAAGTTCTTTATGATGAGTTAACTAAAGTTTTAGGGGAAAAACCTGCGGAAGTTGATTTTGCTAAAGAAAAAAAGAAAGTTATAATGCTTGTTGGTGTTCAAGGTTCAGGTAAAACCACTAGCGCTGTTAAATTAGCTAAATTTTATCAAAAAAAAGGTTTAAAAACAGCATTGATATGCGCTGATACTTATAGATTTGGAGCTTATGCGCAATTGCAACAATTAGCAAATAAAATTGGGGTTCCAGTTTATTGGGAGGAGGGTAAAAAAGCTGAAGAAATAGCTTTACATGGAAAAGAGAAATTTATTAAAGATAGTTATGATCTTATAATAATTGATACAGCTGGTCGTCATAAAAATGAAGCCGAGCTTATGGAGGAAATGAAGCGTTTAACTGAAATTGTAGCACCTGACGAGGTTATGCTAGTTATTGATGGTACAATTGGACAGCAAGCTTTTAATCATGCAGAAGCATTTAATAAATCAACTAGCATAGGCTCAATTTATGTTACAAAGCTTGACGGCTCAGCTAGAGGTGGAGGCGCATTATCAGCTATAGCTGCTACTGGAGCGAAAATCAAGTTTATAGGCATAGGAGAAAACATAGAGGATATAGAGCCGTTTGTTCCATCAAAGTTTGTTGGCAGGCTTTTAGGAATGGGAGATTTAGAAGCTTTAATTGAGAAAGTTAAGGAGGTTGAAGAAAGCTTAACAAAAAAAGAGGCTAAAGCAATTTTAGAAGGAAAATTTACTTTAAAAGATCTTTATAATCAAATGAATGCGTTAAAGCGTATGGGACCATTAAAGAAGATTTGGAAAATGTTCCCTGGCGGCATGGAAATACCTGAAGATCAAATTGAGATAGCTGAAGAAAAACTTAGCGCTTGGAGAGTAATAATTCAATCAATGACTAAAGAGGAAGTTGAAAACCCAAAGATTATTGATTCATCAAGAATTAAAAGAATAGCTAGAGGCGCTGGAAGAAGCGAAAAAGAGGTGAAAGAACTTATAAATCAGTATTCTAATATGAAGCGAATGATTAAATCTTTAAAAAGGCGGAGAGCTCTTTTAATGAGGAAGCTTCCATTTCCAGCTTAAAAATAAAAGGGGGAAGTTTAACTTATGGGTAAACGATCTAAAGGTTACCGCTCAAGAACCCGTTACTTATTGAGAAAAAATCCTAGAGAAAGAGGGAAAATAGGATTAAGCAGAGTTCTTCAAGAATATAAAGTTGACGATAAAGTTCTTATCGATGTGAACCCAAGCATTCATAAAGGAATGCCTCATAGAAGATTTCATGGAAAAATAGGGGTTGTGAAAGGGCGAAGGGGAAGAAGCTATATAATTGAGGTTAAATTCGGAAATAAATTGAAAGAAGCAATCATTAGACCTGAACATTTAAAACCCATTTAAAAAAAGGGATTTAAATGCCTAGAAAAATAATTAATGAAGAAAACCTTACTATTTCTGAAGCTAAACATATCGTTGAAAAAACTATAAAAAACAAAGATGAAGCTGGAGAATTGCAAAGAAGAACTATAGATTATTTAATGAAGTTTGTTAAACTAGATTATCAGCAAGCTAAAAAACTCGTAAAAGAATTAGTTAAACAATTTAAAATTGAAGAGGTGGAAGCGATTCAAATCGCAAACTGCATGCCTGAAAGTGTAGATGAAATTAGAATAATATTAGCTGCTAAAGGAAAAATTATTGAAAGCGAAAAACTTAAAGGAATATTGAATGTTTTAAGTAAATATCGTAAATAATAAATGGTTAAATCTTCTATAAACATTATTCTCCTCCTAATTTTATGGTAGTTTTGAATATTTTACTTTAAAAAGATTTAGTTTTGAGTTGATGAACTTTGATTAGAAATCAAGATAGCGGAGAGTTAAAAACTTCCTTCTCATCAAAGCCTCAAAAAATTTATGAAGAGTATGCTTATGCTCTAGATTTTTTACCATACGGTAAACCATCTAAAGATAAATTTAAGCCTATAGTTTTCCCTATAGCGCAGGTTATAGGAGAAAAATATTTTACTTTACTTGAAGTTAAATTAAAACCTAATATGGAAGTTAAAATTAGAGAAAAAATATATATTGGAAAAGAAAAAGAAAGAGATAAAGTTGATAGAGTTATAGGGCGAATAAGCTATAATGAATTAACAGCTACCGCTAAATCTGAGCTTCTAGCTATAATTGAGGAATTAGTTAAAACACAAGAACAAAGGTTTGTTGACTTCTTTAATAAAGCTCAACCGATAACCCCTAAAATGCATTCTTTAGAGCTTTTGCCCTCTATAGGCAAAAAATTAATGTGGCAAATAATAAATGAAAGAGAAAGAAAACGCTTTGAAAGTTTTAAAGATATTCAAGAAAGAGCAGGAATTTCAAATTTAACGAAAGTTATAGCAAAAAAAATTTTAGAAGAGTTAAGCGGAGAATCTAAATATGTACTTTTTATGAGGCCTTCTTAAGCATGAAAGCTTATACTTTAAAGTTTAAAAAGAATCTTGGGCAGCATTTTCTACTGAACAAGCAGATACTTTTAAGGCTTATTAACTATGCTGAAGTTAATGATGAAGATGTAGTTTTAGAAGTGGGTGCAGGTTTAGGGAATTTAACTGCTTTAATAGCTGAAAAAGCTGGGAAAGTTATAGCTGTGGAAAAAGACCGGTGTTTAGCTGAAGTATTAAAAAGAAAATTTAAAGATACTAATGTTCAAGTTATTGAAGGAGATATTTTAAAAATTCACCTCCCATACTTTAATAAAATTTTATCTAATATACCGTATTATATTTCTTCAAAATTTATTTTATTAATGTTAAAGCATAAATTTGATTTAGCAATTTTAACTTTACAAAAAGAGTTTGCTGAAAGATTAAAAGCTCAACCTGGAACAAAAAAATATGGAAGAATTACCGTGACAGTAAATAGAAGAATGAATCTGGAAATTTTAGAAACTATACCAAGAACCATGTTTATTCCAAAGCCTAAAGTTGACTCTTCAATAGTTAAGTTTAAACCTAAAGAATTTAAAGCTCAAGTGAACGAAGAATTTTTTGAGCAGTTTATAAGAAGCCTTTTTAATCAAAAAAGAAGAAGATTAAATAAAGTTTTGTTAAAGTTTCTAATTGAAAAGTATGGTGAAGATGGAAAAAAAATATTTGTAAAATTAAGCTTCCCAGAAAAGAGAGTTTACGAGCTTTCAATAGAAGAATTAGAAAGCTTAACAAGGCAAATACAAAATTCTATGCAATTACTTTTGGTTTAAAAACCTTGTTTAATAACTTAAAACAGGTTTTTTAAAAAATGGAAGTTAGAGTTGTTTTAGTTGAACCAGAATATGAAGCAAATATTGGTTATATAGCGAGAGTTATGAAAAACTTTGGTTTAACTGAGTTATATATTGTTAAACCCAAAGTAATATTAAGCTCTGAAGCTTTAATTTTCGCTGCTCACGCTAAAGACGTGGTGAGAAAAGCTGTAACCGTAAACTCTATTCAAGAAGCTATTAAAGGAGTTGAAATAATTATAGGCACCACAGCTAAACCCGCTAAATCCTCACGAAATATTTTAAGAATATCCATAAAACCTGAAGATGTTGCAGGTAAAATTAAAGCTTTAACTGGGAAAGCTGCTTTATTATTTGGGAGAGAAAGCAGTGGTTTATCTAATGAAGAATTAGGTTTATGCAATTTAATTTTATCTATACCAGCTGATGAAAATTATCCTACATTAAATGTTTCTCATGCAGCAGCGATAGTTTTCTATGAGCTTTATAAAAACAAATTGGTTGATAAAATTCAGGAAAAGCTTGAAAGAAACCATTTAATAAGGCTTACAAGCGTTTTTAATGAGGTTTTGTTAGAATTAAATATACCTAAACATAAATTGAATCTTACTCAAATAGCTTTTCAAAAAATGCTTTTAAAAGGTATTACGGCTTCAAGAGAGGCTACTTTAATGCTTGGAGCTTTTAGAAGAATTTTAAAGAAGATTAAGAAGATTTAAATTCTGCAATTTTTATAATAAGGAGAAAGCTTTAATTTTACCAGCTATCTTGAGTTAAGAAGGGGAAGATTAATGAGAGGAAAAAACTATAGACAGCCTAAGGGGCAACCTTACGCTAGAGCAGATTATATTCATGGAGCTCCTCCCCCTAAAATTTCTAAATTTGTTATGGGAGATACTAAAGGAAGCTTTGAGTATCGCGTTTCTTTAAAAGTTAAAAGCGATGTTCAAATTCGTCATAACGCTTTAGAAGCTGCTAGAGTAGCTGTTAATAAATCTTTGCTTAAAGACCTTGGAGAAAGCGGATATATGATTAAAGTTAAAGTTTTCCCTCATGTTGTGTTAAGAGAAAATAAAATGATTGCCACGGCTGGTGCAGATAGACTTCAAGAAGGAATGAGGCGAGCTTTCGGCAAGCCTATTGGAAGAGCAGCTAGAGTAAAAGCTGACAGTCCAGTTATAGAGGTTTACGTTAATGAAGCTGGAGTTCAATATGCTAAAAATGCTCTTAAAACAGCTTCTTCAAAAATTCCTTTACCATGCAAAATAGAAGTTGAAAAAATTGAATCAGTTAAAAGCTAATTTAAATAAGCTTATTTGGGGTGTAGTTAATGAATGAAAAAGAAAAAGCGTTTATATTATGGTTTGATGAAATAACTAAAGAAGACACTCCAATTGTTGGAGGTAAATCTTCAAGTTTAGGGGAGATGATTCAAAAGACAGGTGTTCCAGTGCCTTATGGTTTCGCTACAACAGCTTACGCCTATAGATATTTCTTAAAAAAAGCTGGTTTAGAAGAGAAAATTGAGAAAATTTTAATGGAACTTAAAGATCCAAATGATACAAAAACCTTGCAAAAAGTCGGAAAGAAAATTAGGGAATTAATTATTAAAGCTGAATTGCCTAAAGATCTTGCTGAAGAAATTAAATCTGCTTATATAGAATTAGGAAAAAGAGTTGGTGAACCTGAGCCTTTTGTAGCGATTAGATCATCAGCTACAGCTGAAGATCTTCCTGATGCAAGTTTCGCTGGTCAGCAAGAGACTTTCCTAAATGTTTCTAAAACTGATGAAGTTGTAGAAAAAGTTAAGGAATGCTATGCTAGCTTATTTACGGATAGAGCTATATTTTATAGAACTCAAAAAGGCTTTAACCATATGGCTGTCGCTCTCTCAACAGCTGTGCAGTTAATGGTTTACTCTAAAGCTGCTGGAGTAATGTTTACGCTTAATGTAGCTAATGGTGATGAAAGCCAGGTTTTAATTGAAGCCAGCTATGGTTTAGGCGAATACGTTGTTCAAGGAAAGGTAACGCCTGATGAATATTATGTTAGAAAAAATGATCTTAAAATAGTTCAAAAAGTAATTCCAAAGAAAAATATTCAATTAATTAGGAAACCTAATGGTGGAACCGAGGATGCGCCTATTCCAAAAGAGCTTCAAGATAAACAAGTGTTAACAGATGAGCAAATTATAGAATTAGCTAAATACGCTTTAGCTATAGAAAAGCATTATGGCCGTCATATGGATATTGAATGGGGTTTAGATGAAAGAAATAATAAGCTTTTCATTCTTCAAGCTAGACCGGAAACCGTTTGGAGCTTAAAGAAACCCGCTTCAGAAACTAAATTAACTACATTAACAAGTGTTATAGAAAGAAAAGTTATAACTAAAGGTTTACCTGCTTCTCCTGGAGTTGCAATTGGAAAAGCTCATATAATAATGAGCGTTAATGATTTGAAAGAGTTTAAGGAAGGAGAAATTTTAGTTACAGAGATGACAGCCCCAGATTGGGTTCCAGCCATGAGAAAAGCAAAAGCTATTATTACTAATAGTGGAGGCATGACTTGCCATGCAGCAATAGTAAGTAGAGAACTTGGGATCCCATGTATTGTTGGGACTGCGAGTAAAGGTGCTCCAGCCACCGAATCTATAAAGAATGATTTAGACATAACTGTTGACGCTACAAATGGTGTAATATATGAAGGGATTGTTAAAGATTTAGTTGAAAAAGAGGCTTTGCAAGCAGTTGAAGCAACCGCAGCACCAATAGCTCAAGAGGTTTATCCAGTTACTGGAACAAAAGTTTTAGTGAATTTAGGTGAACCAGAAATAGCTGAGAAGGTTGCTAAGCTTCCATGCGATGGAGTAGGGTTGATGAGAGAAGAATTTATATGGGCTTCTGAAATAGGGGAGCACCCGTTATACTTAATTAAAATAGGTAAACCTGAAAAAGTTGTTGACAAGCTTGCTGAAGGAATTAGAAAAGTTTGTCAAGCTATGTACCCTAGACCAGTAGTGTTAAGGTTTAGCGATTTTAAAACAAGCGAATATAGAAATCTAAAAGGTGGAGAAGAATATGAACCTGAAGAACCTTCAGCTTTACTTGGTTGGAGAGGCGCCTCAAGATATTATGATCCAAAATATAAAGAAGCTTTCAAGCTTGAAGTTAAAGCTGTAAAGAAAGTTAGAGAAGAATATGGGCTTAAAAACTTATGGGTTATGTTACCCTTTGTAAGAACCGTTGAGGAAGCTGAAAAATGCGTTAAAATACTTGAGGAAGAAGGATTAAATAGGGGACCAGATTTTAAAGTTTGGTTAATGGCTGAAATTCCAAGCAACATTATTCTCGCTGATCAATTTAATAAATTTGTTGACGGATACAGCATAGGCTCAAACGATTTAACAATGCTAATTTTAGGTTGCGATAGAGACAACCCAACTGTAAGCAGAATTTTTGATGAAAGAGATTTAGCTGTTAAAAGAGCTATAAAACATTTAATAGATGCGGCTCATAAAGATGGAAAAACGGTTTCTATATGTGGTCAAGCTCCAAGCGTGCATGGACCTGATTTTATAAGATTCTTGATTGAAGCTGGGATAGATTCTATTTCAGTTAACCCTGATGCAGTTGTTCAAGTTAAAAAATGGGTAGCAAGCATTGAACAAAGAATAATTTTAGAAAAAAGCTTGGGGAAAGGTTTAACTGAAGACCTGATGTTGAAATGGGATCCTAAATAACTTTTATTTTTAAATTTTTCTTTATATTTTGCATTGTTCTTAAGCTTTAACGGTTTTGCAAATGTATAATTTAGAAGAAAAAAAAGTGATAGAAGCAATTAAAGAACGAAAAGCAAGAAGAGTTCTCCTTCAATTTCCAGACGGATTAAGGACATACGCTTTTAAATTAGCTAGAAAAATAGAGGAGTTAACAAATGCGAAAACTATTATTTCAGCAGACCCATGTTATGGTGCTTGCGACTTAGCGCTTGAAGAATTAAAACTTGTTAATGGTGATTTATTAATTCATTATGGTCATGCAAAGATTCCAAAAATAAGTGAAGAAAAAACATTATTTATTGAAGCGCATATTAAATTAAACGTTAAGCCAGCAATTTTAAAAGCTGCAGAAATGTTTAAGCATGAGGAAAAAATAGGTTTACTAACCACTATTCAACATTTAAACTCGTTAATTAAGGCTAAAAATGTTTTAGAAGGTTTAGGAAAGAAAATCTATATCGGAAAGGCTGGTGGAAAAACAGTTTATAAAGGTCAAGTTTTAGGATGCGATTTTACAGCTGCTAAAAGTATAGTTGATAAAGTTGAAGGTTTTATTGTAATTTCTGGTGGAAGCTTTCATGGTTTAGGAGTTCAATTAGCAACTGGAAGAAAAACCGTTATAGCTGACCCATTTCTTAATGAAGCTAGAAACCTGAATGAGTTGGCTGAATCAACTATTAAAAAAAGATGGATTCAAATATCAAAATTTTCTGAATGCAAAAATATAGGAGTTTTAGTGAGTTTGAAAAGCAATCAATTAAATCTTGAGTTAGCTGAAAAAATAAAAAAGGAAGTTGAAAAGAAAGGGAGGAAAGCTGTTTTAATTTGCGTTAGAGAAATAACTCCTGAAAATTTAGATTCATTCATCGATATAGAGGCTTTCGTTAATACTGGATGCCCAAGAATACCTATTGAAGATCAATCAAAATTTAAAAAACCAATTTTAAATCCTGAAGAAGCTTTAATAAGCTTGGGGGTTATTCCCTGGGAAAACTATGGAAAAACAATTTTAAAATTAAAAGAAAACATTTAGAAATTGTTTTAAGCAAGCTTAAGCTTAGTCCAACGCTTAAATGTGAGCTGGAACAATATCCAATTTCGCCAGATGCAGCTGCAGAAATTTTGTTTATAGCATCTCAAATATATAATGATATAAAGGGGCGTAGAATTATAGATTTAGGTTGCGGAGCAGGTTTTTTAGCTATTGGAGCAGCAATCTTAGGCGCTAAAGAAGTTGTAGGCGTAGACTTAGATTTAAACGCTGTTAAAATAGCGAGGGAAAACGCTAAATTCGCTAAAATAAAAGGTAAAACGCAATGGGTTGCAGGGGATATAGCGTCTATAATAGGTGAATTTGATGTTGTTCTTCAAAATCCACCTTTTGGAGTGAAGAAAAAAGGCGCGGATATTCCATTCTTAAAGAAAGCTCTTGAAGTAGGTAAAGTAATTTACACGATTCATAAATCAGGTGAAGAAAACAGAAAGTTTATAAAAAATAAAATATTGAATGAAGGGGGAGTAATTTCAGCTGTTTTCCAAATGAATTTAACTATTCCTAAGCTTTTCAACTTCCACCATAAAAAAAAGCATGTTGTTAAAGTTGATTTATATAGGGTAGTTAAAAATGAAGATGGGAAAAAGATTTGAGTTTGTGGTGCCAGGAGATAGATTAGGGGTTGTTGAAGAGTTTTCTCCCGGTTCAGGAACATACGAGGTTAATGGAGTAATTTACTCTAAAATAGTTGGTTTAGCTATTAAAGACTTTATAAACAAAAGGATTTATGTTAAACAATATATCATGAAACCTATTTTTCCAAGCGATGAAGACGAGGTTTTGGGGATAGTTACAGGAGTGCAAGATAAAGTAGCTTTATTAAGCTTATTTCTTGTTAAAAACGCTATTTTGCTAAATCCTTTTACAGGTTTTCTTCATATTTCAGCTTCAAGCCATAAATTTGAGAAGTCTATGAGCGATGTGTGCAAAGTTACTGACGTGATTAAAGCAAGAGTCTTCAAAGCGAAAAACGGTATTCTTCAATTGACAACTGTTGGAGAAAATTTAGGGGTTATAATAGCTTTCTGCTCTATTTG from Candidatus Bathyarchaeota archaeon encodes the following:
- a CDS encoding RNA methyltransferase, producing MEVRVVLVEPEYEANIGYIARVMKNFGLTELYIVKPKVILSSEALIFAAHAKDVVRKAVTVNSIQEAIKGVEIIIGTTAKPAKSSRNILRISIKPEDVAGKIKALTGKAALLFGRESSGLSNEELGLCNLILSIPADENYPTLNVSHAAAIVFYELYKNKLVDKIQEKLERNHLIRLTSVFNEVLLELNIPKHKLNLTQIAFQKMLLKGITASREATLMLGAFRRILKKIKKI
- a CDS encoding 50S ribosomal protein L16, with the translated sequence MRGKNYRQPKGQPYARADYIHGAPPPKISKFVMGDTKGSFEYRVSLKVKSDVQIRHNALEAARVAVNKSLLKDLGESGYMIKVKVFPHVVLRENKMIATAGADRLQEGMRRAFGKPIGRAARVKADSPVIEVYVNEAGVQYAKNALKTASSKIPLPCKIEVEKIESVKS
- the ppsA gene encoding phosphoenolpyruvate synthase, translated to MNEKEKAFILWFDEITKEDTPIVGGKSSSLGEMIQKTGVPVPYGFATTAYAYRYFLKKAGLEEKIEKILMELKDPNDTKTLQKVGKKIRELIIKAELPKDLAEEIKSAYIELGKRVGEPEPFVAIRSSATAEDLPDASFAGQQETFLNVSKTDEVVEKVKECYASLFTDRAIFYRTQKGFNHMAVALSTAVQLMVYSKAAGVMFTLNVANGDESQVLIEASYGLGEYVVQGKVTPDEYYVRKNDLKIVQKVIPKKNIQLIRKPNGGTEDAPIPKELQDKQVLTDEQIIELAKYALAIEKHYGRHMDIEWGLDERNNKLFILQARPETVWSLKKPASETKLTTLTSVIERKVITKGLPASPGVAIGKAHIIMSVNDLKEFKEGEILVTEMTAPDWVPAMRKAKAIITNSGGMTCHAAIVSRELGIPCIVGTASKGAPATESIKNDLDITVDATNGVIYEGIVKDLVEKEALQAVEATAAPIAQEVYPVTGTKVLVNLGEPEIAEKVAKLPCDGVGLMREEFIWASEIGEHPLYLIKIGKPEKVVDKLAEGIRKVCQAMYPRPVVLRFSDFKTSEYRNLKGGEEYEPEEPSALLGWRGASRYYDPKYKEAFKLEVKAVKKVREEYGLKNLWVMLPFVRTVEEAEKCVKILEEEGLNRGPDFKVWLMAEIPSNIILADQFNKFVDGYSIGSNDLTMLILGCDRDNPTVSRIFDERDLAVKRAIKHLIDAAHKDGKTVSICGQAPSVHGPDFIRFLIEAGIDSISVNPDAVVQVKKWVASIEQRIILEKSLGKGLTEDLMLKWDPK
- the dph2 gene encoding diphthamide biosynthesis enzyme Dph2 → MYNLEEKKVIEAIKERKARRVLLQFPDGLRTYAFKLARKIEELTNAKTIISADPCYGACDLALEELKLVNGDLLIHYGHAKIPKISEEKTLFIEAHIKLNVKPAILKAAEMFKHEEKIGLLTTIQHLNSLIKAKNVLEGLGKKIYIGKAGGKTVYKGQVLGCDFTAAKSIVDKVEGFIVISGGSFHGLGVQLATGRKTVIADPFLNEARNLNELAESTIKKRWIQISKFSECKNIGVLVSLKSNQLNLELAEKIKKEVEKKGRKAVLICVREITPENLDSFIDIEAFVNTGCPRIPIEDQSKFKKPILNPEEALISLGVIPWENYGKTILKLKENI
- a CDS encoding methyltransferase, whose amino-acid sequence is MFIASQIYNDIKGRRIIDLGCGAGFLAIGAAILGAKEVVGVDLDLNAVKIARENAKFAKIKGKTQWVAGDIASIIGEFDVVLQNPPFGVKKKGADIPFLKKALEVGKVIYTIHKSGEENRKFIKNKILNEGGVISAVFQMNLTIPKLFNFHHKKKHVVKVDLYRVVKNEDGKKI
- a CDS encoding exosome complex RNA-binding protein Csl4 codes for the protein MKMGKRFEFVVPGDRLGVVEEFSPGSGTYEVNGVIYSKIVGLAIKDFINKRIYVKQYIMKPIFPSDEDEVLGIVTGVQDKVALLSLFLVKNAILLNPFTGFLHISASSHKFEKSMSDVCKVTDVIKARVFKAKNGILQLTTVGENLGVIIAFCSICGKELNLKSRKGILECKACGNIEHRKIAKDYGELKILEEK